The following are encoded in a window of Halosolutus halophilus genomic DNA:
- a CDS encoding HEWD family protein has protein sequence MSAQVRTPTARTCERCGRSERWDDEVEAWQIAREDGDRQVGNPHCIHEWDINGAFNPVTGTINGK, from the coding sequence ATGAGCGCACAGGTACGAACACCGACTGCACGCACGTGCGAGCGATGCGGTCGATCCGAACGCTGGGACGACGAGGTCGAGGCATGGCAGATCGCCCGTGAGGACGGCGACCGACAGGTCGGCAATCCGCATTGCATCCACGAGTGGGACATCAACGGGGCGTTCAACCCCGTCACCGGCACCATAAACGGCAAGTAA
- a CDS encoding phosphoenolpyruvate carboxykinase (ATP), with the protein MSETGAESRPLVRQLPDPTAASNVLYNPSLSELRDLAAADETTTEFGSPSYVSEYRSRSADRTKNTVDHEFTERDHELVDDAIDAAADRELVCVDRLMGRHPDATFCCRLYVPVDYARIALAWANLFEPIDGREPDLYTLQLPDADETAIRVFPEEGVTTVVGSDYTGEAKKSFLRLFMYRIKQRGGLGLHAGSKRVRVRDVDGEMRIVGQVFMGLSATGKSTLTSHGCWLEEPEDAVMLQDDVCGLLPDGSVAGSEGKGLFIKTIGLDADEQPELYGAATDESAILENVAVDEDGTVDFDADRYTANSRAIVQRDELASADEEIDLDRVDQIFFITRNPLMPPVARLTVDQAAVAFMLGESIETSAGDPSRAGESIRVVGTNPFIIGSEGAEGNVFRDLIETLDVDCYVINTGCLGDESKDVGVEESVTILTEAARGTIEWTDDERTGLTIPETVPGIDVGEYYVPDHVDDYDEAVAELRAERRAYLEEFDELREEIRDAVY; encoded by the coding sequence ATGTCCGAAACCGGGGCGGAGTCCCGTCCACTGGTCCGACAGCTTCCCGACCCGACGGCAGCGTCGAACGTGCTGTACAACCCGTCGTTGTCCGAGCTTCGTGATCTCGCCGCGGCCGACGAGACGACGACCGAGTTCGGGTCGCCGTCGTACGTCAGCGAGTACCGCTCTCGGAGCGCCGATCGGACGAAAAACACCGTCGACCACGAGTTCACCGAGCGTGATCACGAACTGGTCGACGACGCGATCGACGCCGCCGCCGATCGCGAACTGGTTTGCGTCGATCGACTCATGGGCCGCCATCCCGACGCCACCTTCTGCTGTCGCCTCTACGTCCCCGTCGATTACGCCCGGATTGCCCTCGCGTGGGCGAACCTGTTCGAACCCATCGACGGGCGCGAACCGGACCTCTACACGCTCCAGTTACCGGACGCCGACGAGACTGCGATCCGCGTCTTCCCGGAAGAGGGGGTCACGACCGTAGTAGGCAGTGACTACACCGGCGAAGCCAAGAAGTCGTTCCTGCGGCTGTTCATGTACCGCATCAAGCAACGCGGCGGCCTCGGTCTCCACGCTGGAAGCAAGCGCGTCCGCGTGCGCGACGTCGACGGCGAGATGCGCATCGTCGGGCAGGTCTTCATGGGACTGTCCGCGACCGGCAAGTCAACCCTGACCTCCCACGGCTGCTGGCTCGAGGAGCCCGAAGACGCCGTCATGTTGCAGGACGACGTCTGTGGACTCCTCCCGGACGGCTCCGTCGCCGGCAGCGAGGGGAAGGGCCTGTTCATCAAGACGATCGGCCTCGACGCCGACGAACAGCCGGAACTCTACGGGGCTGCGACCGACGAGTCGGCGATCCTCGAGAACGTCGCCGTCGACGAGGACGGCACCGTCGACTTCGACGCGGACCGATACACCGCGAACTCCCGGGCGATCGTCCAGCGAGACGAACTCGCGAGCGCCGACGAGGAGATCGACCTCGATCGGGTGGATCAGATCTTCTTCATCACACGGAACCCGCTGATGCCCCCGGTCGCCAGACTGACCGTCGACCAGGCCGCCGTCGCCTTCATGCTCGGCGAGTCGATCGAGACCAGTGCGGGCGATCCGTCCCGCGCCGGGGAGTCGATACGGGTCGTCGGCACGAACCCGTTCATCATCGGTTCGGAGGGTGCCGAGGGGAACGTCTTCCGAGACCTGATCGAGACGCTCGACGTCGACTGTTACGTCATCAACACGGGGTGTCTCGGCGACGAATCGAAAGACGTCGGCGTCGAGGAATCGGTCACGATCCTCACCGAGGCCGCTCGCGGCACGATCGAGTGGACCGACGACGAGCGAACCGGCCTGACGATCCCCGAGACCGTCCCGGGCATCGACGTGGGTGAGTACTACGTCCCCGATCACGTCGACGACTACGACGAGGCGGTCGCGGAGCTACGGGCCGAACGCCGGGCGTACCTCGAGGAGTTCGACGAACTCCGCGAAGAGATCAGAGACGCGGTCTACTGA